TGCATTTCCTCAACTGGAGTCGCCGACTTCGGGCCGCGCTGCCATTGTACGTACTCTCTCTGTGATGCGACCGGATCCGCACTATTCCACCTGTTGATCTCGTCGAGGAAGTCGTCCGGCATCCGATTCCGGGAAGCCGGGTATAGCGCCAGCATCTTCGACATCACGCGGTCGTTTTCCGTCCCGTACGGTACCTCCACAGAGAACGTGTGCTCCGGCCCGAGGAACCGGAGGATTTCTTCGCGGCTCTTCTCAAGCTCGTACAACATATTCGGATCGTCGAGAATCGCATGCTGTGCATGAGACACGGAATGACTCGCAAATTCGTGACCCTCCGACGCGTACACACGAAGATCTTCCCACGTCGCTTCAACGTCGGCGTTGACCTGGCCCCCACCAGGCAGCACAGGCGTCAAGAGACCGCGTGCGGCCTGCTTGAATCCGTCCTCGATCATCGCGTACGCCTCGGGAATCTTGCCCAGTTCGAACAGGTCGCCGGCTCGAGTGTGGAAGTCGACGGCCTCCCGGAACGGAAGCATGCGCACGGCACCGGCGCGCTCGAAGAAGTTCTCGGTGGTCGTGGGGATTCCATCTACGACCTCCGCTGCAACCTCCGACACCGGCCTTCCAATGAACGTGCGTTGATATTGCGAACCTCCGATGTCGCCGGTGACGATGAAGAACGTGGCGGGGAGACCGAGATCATTCATGATCGGCCGAGCAACCTTGAACTGGTTGATCGTTCCCCCATCGTACGTGACAGAGACCGCGGCACGATGGCCGTCCGGCCATTTCTCGATGGTCGTTTGTGCGATGCCGGACGAGCACGATAGCGTCAGAAACGACGGGACGATCAGGAGTGCCGTCCACCGACGTAAACCACCG
This window of the Rhodothermales bacterium genome carries:
- a CDS encoding polysaccharide deacetylase family protein — encoded protein: MTTRCGGLRRWTALLIVPSFLTLSCSSGIAQTTIEKWPDGHRAAVSVTYDGGTINQFKVARPIMNDLGLPATFFIVTGDIGGSQYQRTFIGRPVSEVAAEVVDGIPTTTENFFERAGAVRMLPFREAVDFHTRAGDLFELGKIPEAYAMIEDGFKQAARGLLTPVLPGGGQVNADVEATWEDLRVYASEGHEFASHSVSHAQHAILDDPNMLYELEKSREEILRFLGPEHTFSVEVPYGTENDRVMSKMLALYPASRNRMPDDFLDEINRWNSADPVASQREYVQWQRGPKSATPVEEMQSWIDTIVTRDNIWLVLVFHGVEGIGWEPKTAADLEAYFEYIAEQEDVWVATFRDVTRYMRQRMSAEVSSEFDGASLRVHLVHPLDPAVYDYPLTLRTPVPDAWTSVEVSQGNRTQAVSVSHDGAGPHVQYEAFPNEGTIVLWPIGE